From Hydractinia symbiolongicarpus strain clone_291-10 chromosome 11, HSymV2.1, whole genome shotgun sequence, the proteins below share one genomic window:
- the LOC130614612 gene encoding uncharacterized protein LOC130614612, with product MMDELVPLIESSPQRNCRESRPHYLVYQWGSTKQLLSNLLRFFFWSSGYNKRLTSLSQLYSFYLFIVCWYQVCYEIARIAGCPEFKCKSNNVTVHSTKQLEYASFLSASIGSACSYTFMLLCLNMIYKPRGNGISPYFGLKDMANSKAKIILITMLISGGIFIGYIALFVYIYYTEGHKPRRAVYLISLSCEFIAEWVAIVSLYAFSCSSFAVGAFAADTLRRIKTLTGETIDDVIKIHKELRLIVKETTDAYSTWFLLHWLIFGITVIIGFVVVALHKFGHDEVIKKTYFGTYFALHVFLFIYPCACAAYITSTCASISAKINNTTSEDWKEGHIFKDRRQLQMFVSYCSASPVCFKIGRITFTSTLAWFSFFFGGTGLLFHFF from the exons ATGATGGATGAGCTGGTGCCGCTTATAGAATCCTCCCCACAGAGAAATTGCAGAGAAAGTAGACCGCACTATTTAGTTTACCAATGGGGGAGCACGAAGCAGTTGCTCTCGAATCTTCTCCGTTTTTTCTTTTGGTCATCTGGTTATAATAAACGTTTAACATCTCTAAGTCAGTTATATAGCTTCTACTTATTTATCGTTTGTTGGTATCAAGTGTGTTACGAAATTGCTAGGATAGCTGGTTGTCCTGAGTTTAAATGTAAAAGCAACAATGTTACTGTACATTCAACAAAGCAGTTAGAGTATGCATCTTTTTTATCAGCGTCGATTGGATCTGCATGTTCATACACATTTATGTTGCTTTGTTTGAACATGATATACAAGCCACGTGGAAATGGAATTAGTCcttattttggattgaaagaTATGGCTAATTCTAAAGCGAAAATCATTTTAATAACTATGCTCATATCTGGGGGGATTTTTATTGGTTACATTGCATTGTTTGTGTACATATATTATACAGAGGGCCACAAGCCAAGACGAGCAGTTTATCTAATCAGCCTGTCATGTGAGTTTATTGCAGAGTGGGTTGCCATTGTATCGCTATATGCTTTCTCGTGTTCATCATTTGCAGTAG GAGCGTTTGCTGCAGACACATTGCGAAGAATAAAAACGTTAACAGGAGAAACTATCGACGATGTCATAAAAATTCATAAAGAGTTACGTCTCATTGTAAAAGAGACAACGGATGCTTATTCAACATGGTTTCTCCTTCATTGGTTAATTTTTGGTATCACTGTCATTAttggttttgttgttgttgctttgcATAAATTTGGACATGACGAAGTGAtcaagaagacatattttggcACCTATTTTGCATTGCATGTATTTCTTTTCATCTACCCATGCGCATGTGCAGCATATATTACAAGTACATGTGCAT cgatatctgcTAAAATCAACAATACAACGAGTGAGGATTGGAAGGAAGGTCATATTTTCAAAGATCGTCGCCAATTACAGATGTTTGTGTCGTACTGTTCTGCAAGTCCCGTTTGCTTTAAGATTGGTCGCATTACTTTTACATCAACGTTAGCAtggttttcgtttttctttgGTGGAACGGGTcttctgtttcattttttttga